CTTTGCAATTTACCCACATGCGGGGCTATGCAAGCATAGTCCTCTCGGCAATGCTGTGCTGCACATCCGCTCCGCCCGTATGGGCCGCAACACCCGCGGCGCCTGCACAGATCGCAGCCCCCGCTCCCGTCAGGACCAGTGCGCCCGACACCATCATGGTCAATGACCTCGAGCGGCGCACCTTCCAGTGGTTCTGGGATGCAGGCGACCCGCATACCGGCCTTGTGCCCGACCGCTACCCCTCGCCCCAGACCCTGAGCAGCGTGGCGTCCGTGGGCTTTGCGCTCACCGCCTATGGCATCGGGGCCGAGCGTGGCTATATCACCCGTGCGCAGGCGGTGCAGCGTACACTCGCAACCCTGCGCTACCTGATGCAGAGCCCGCAGAATGACAGCCCGGACAAGGCCGCCGGTTATCATGGCTTCTATTACCACTTCCTCGATAAAACGACCGGCCTGCGCTTCAACCGTGATATCGAACTCTCCAGCATCGATACATCGCTGCTCATGCAGGGCGTGCTGTTTGCGCAGGCCTATTACACCCGCGACACGGCCCCCGAGCATGAAATCCGCACCCTGGCGGACAAACTGTACGAACGCGTGGACTGGCAGTGGATGCGCAGGCCCGATAACCGGCTGAGCATGGGCTGGAGCCCCGAGCACCAGTTCATTCCCAATTACTGGGAAGGCTACAGCGAGGGGATGATGGCCTATATCCTTGCCCTCGGCGCACCAACCCACGGGCTGGAACCCGCATCATGGCAGGCCTGGCTTGCTACCAACAACCAGCGCTGGGGCGATTATTACGGCCAGACCTTCCTCAACTTCGCGCCGCTTTTTGGCCACCAGTACACCCATGCATGGATTGATTTTCGCGGATTGCATGATGCCTGGACGCGCGAGAAGCAGATCGATTACTTCGAGAACAGTCGCCGCGCGGTCTATGCCCAGCAGGCCTATGCCATTGCCAACCCCGGCAAATGGCAGGGCTACAGCGCCACGATGTGGGGCCTGACCGCATGTGATGGCCCAGGCGACACCACGCAGCAGATCGACGGGCAGGCGCGACATTTCCTGTCCTATTCCGCCCGTGGCGCGGGGCGTGACTATACGCAGGATGACGGCACCATTGCGCCGACTGCCGCGGCCGGTTCCATCGCATTTGCGCCCGAGATCGTGCTGCCCACCCTGCGCGACATGAAGGCGCGGTATGGCCAGCAGATTTATGGCCGGTACGGCTTTGTGGATGCGTTCAACCCCAGCTTTCACGATGGCAAAACATTCTGGACCGACCATGAATATCTTGGCATCGACCAGGGGCCGATCCTGCTCATGATTGAAAACTGGCGCAGCGGGCTGGTGTGGAACGTGATGAAGCGCAGCCCCTATATCCGCACAGGACTTGAACGTGCGGGTTTCGAGGGCGGCTGGCTGCCTGCGCCCCCCGTTACCGCAACCGCCCCACAGCCCACGGCACAGCCCGCAGCGATGGACGGCGCGCATGCCAGCGCCGTGCTGCCTGCGGCACCCCATCCCTCATAAAGGCGATACCCGAAACCGTGATCAGGGATTACGGGGCCGCATCGATCGGCACCACGTCAATCAGCTTCTTGTTGACGAATTCCTGAATGCCGAGCGAGGACAGCTCCCGCCCGAACCCCGAGCGCTTGACCCCGCCAAATGGCAGGTCGCATGTGGTCCATGTGGGGTGGTTGATATAGACCATGCCGGTCTCGATCTGCTCAGCCACCCGCACGCCCCGCGCGGTATCGCTGGTAAAGACTGACCCGCCAAGCCCGTACGGATTGTCATTGGCAAGCTGTATGGCTTCCTCATCATCGCGCACCCGGAAGAACATGGCCACGGGGCCGAACAGTTCCTGATGAAAGATCGGGTTCTCCGGCGTGACGCCGGTCAGGATGGTTGTCTGCACGAACGCACCGGTCTCGGGCGGGGCCTCGCCCACGCGGATGGCGATCGCACCGTGCTTGACCGCAAGGGCGACCTGATCGTTCAGCTGGTCAGCCGCGCCCTGCGATGAAAGGGGTGGAACGCCGCTTTTCTCATCCATCGGGTCACCGGGCACGAGTTTGGCCAGAGCTGTCTGGAACCGGTCGAGGAATTCATCTGCAATCGAGTCCGCCACGATGATGCGCTTGGAGGCGACACAGCACTGCCCGCCATTGTTCATGCGCCCCCACACCGCCCATTTGACAGCTTTTTCCATATCGGCGTCATCCAGCACGATAAAGGCATCGCTCCCGCCAAGTTCCATGGTGGTTTTCTTGAGCGCCTTGCCCGCCTGCGCCGCCACGATGGCCCCTGCCCCCTCGCTGCCGGTCAGCGCCACGCCAATCACCCGGTCATCGGCAATGATCTGGCCCAACTGGTCACGCGTGGCGTAGAGATTGGTGTACAGCCCTTCCGGCGCGCCAGCGTCCCGGAAGAGCTGCTCGAAGGCGGCAGCCGATTGCGGCACGTTGGAGGCATGCTTGACCACCACCACGTTGCCCGCCATGAACTGCGGCCCGACCACGCGGGCAAGCTGGTAGTAAGGGAAGTTCCATGGCTCGATGGCAAACACGATGCCCAGCGGCTGGCTGACCAGCATGGCATTGTCGCCCCGGCCACTTTTTTCGGTCAGTTTCTGCGGAGCGAGGAATTCCTCGGCATGATCGGCGTAATATTGCAGGATATCGGCCGAGAGTTCGACTTCCGCCAGACTCTCACGGTAGAGCTTGCCCATCTCGAGTGTGAGCAGGCGGGCGTAATGGTCGTTATTCTGGCGCAGTAACTGCGCCGCGCGCCCCACAATGGCCGCCCGTGCGCTGAAGGGCTGTTTCGACCACTGCCGGTAGGTCGCCTGGGCGCAATCGAGCTTCTGCGCCAGTTCAGCATCTGTCAGGTCAGGGAATGTCGCGAGGGTCTCGTTGGTAAACGGATTGATGGTCCTGTAGGCCATTGCTCTGCCTCCGTACGAAATGATGCAGGCTCTTCCGTGCAGTAGCGACCTGATTGCCCCCTCATAGGGCATGGGCTGCCCCTGCATGCTGCCTGTTCTGGCCCAACGGCAGGCAGCAGCGCAGGTTGCCTGCCATTTTGGCTTGTGAGCGGCATTTCATGATGGCAGTGAGCAAAAACAATAAAAGTTTTGGGGCGCCGCCCTTTTTTTAAAAAGGCGGCATTATTCAAAGCTTTTTGAAAGAAGCCTCGCCAGAAACCTGTTTGGGCGGCCCCGGTTCAGGCTGGCACCTTCTTCTCCACCGGCGCTGGCACGCGGATGAGGTAGTCAAATGCCGACAGCGCCGCCTTGGCGCCATCGCCTATGGCAATGACGATCTGCTTGTAGGGCGTGGTGGTGGCATCGCCTGCGGCAAACACGCCGGGCACCGAGGTCGCGCCATGGTCATTGACCACGATCTCGCCAAACGCGTTGCGCTCCACGGTATCCTTCAGCCAGTCCGTATTGGGCAGCAGGCCGATCTGAACGAACACCCCTTCAAGATCGACATGATGATCCGCCCCGTCGCCACCGCGATAGGTCAGGCCGGTCACGTTGCGGCCATTGCCCTCGATGCGGGTGGTCAGCGCCTCGGTCAGCACGGTCACGTTGGGCAGGGTGGCGAGCTTGTCGCACAGCACCTTGTCCGCCTTGAGGTGAGAGCCGCGCTGGAGCAGGGTAACGTGCGCCACGATACCGGCAAGGTCGATGGCCGCCTCCACCCCGCTATTGCCGCCGCCTGCCACCGCCACGCGCTTGCCCTTGTAGAACGGGCCATCGCAATGCGGGCAGTAGGCCACGCCCTTGTTGCGGTATTCTTCCTCGCCCGGCACGCCGAGGTGGCGCCAGTGCGCGCCGGTGGCCACGATGACGGTGCGGGCGTGAAGGATCGCACCACTTTCCAGCGCCACGCCATGCAGCCCGCCGGGATGAACGGCAGGGAAGAGTTCGGTCGCGACTTCGCCTGGTATCACATCGACATCATAGGCACGGACATGGGCTTCCAGCGCTGCGGAGAGCCTGGGGCCGGTTGTCTCGGGCACGGAGATGAAGTTCTCGATGCCCTCGGTATCCATCATCTGGCCGCCAAAACGCTCGGCCACCAGCCCGGTGCGCACGCCCTTGCGCGCCGCATAGACCGCAGCCGAGGCCCCTGCCGGGCCACTGCCGATGATCAGCACGTCAAAGGGCGCGATATCCTTCAGTTTTGCCGCGGCACGTTTCGGCGCATCCGCATCAAGCTTCGCCAGGATCTGGCCCGCATCGGTGCGGCCGGTCTCGAACAGCTGGCCATTGAGGTAGACCTGCGGCACCGACATGATGTTGCGCGCCGTCACCTCATCCTGAAACAGCGCGCCATCAATCGTCACATTGTGGATGTTGGGGTTGATGACACTCATGGCGTTGAGCGCCTGCACCACATCCGGGCAGTTCTGGCATGACAGCGCCACATAGGTCTCGAAATTGTACTGCCCTGGCAGGGCGCGGATCTGGGCCACCATGTCATCGGAGAATTTGGGCGCGTGGCCGCCCACCTGCAGCATGGCAAGCACGAAAGACGTGAATTCATGGCCCATGGGAATGGCGGCGAAGCTCACGCTCCCCGCCTTCGCCCCGGCCTGTCTGATGACAAAGGAAGGCCTGCGCGTGGCCTCGCCCTGCTCGCTGACCTGCACCCTGTCGGAAAGGGCGGCGACCTCGTGCAGCAGTTCATGCATCTCACGCGAGGGCGGGCTGTCATCTAGCGAGGCTTCGAGCACGATGGGGTGCGCGAGGCTGGCGAGGTAACCCTTGAGCTGCGTCTTGATGGCATCTTGCAACATGGCACGTCTCTCCACTTTTTCAGGCAGGGTGTGCGGGGCTCTGACCCGGCCCCTGCGTGTTGCGGGGGCCGGGCCAGATACAAAGATCAGATCTTGCCTACGAGGTCGAGCGAGGGGGTCAGCGTTTCGCTGCCTTCCTTCCACTTCGCGGGGCAGACTTCACCAGGGTGGGAGGCAACATACTGCGCCGCCTCGATCTTGGAGAGCAGTTCGGCGGCGCTGCGGCCAACGCTGCCTGCCGTGATCTCGATGTACTGGATCTTGCCTTCGGGATCGAGCAGGAACGCGCCACGGTCGGCCACGCCGGCTTCCTCGATATACACATCAAAATTACGTGCAATGTGGCCCGTCGGGTCGCCAAGCATGACATATTTGATCTTGCTGATGGCGGGTGACGTGTCATGCCACGCCTTGTGGGTGAAATGCTTGTCGGTCGAGACCGAATAGATTTCCACGCCCAGCTTCTGGAAGGCGGCGTAATTATCTGCAAGGTCTTCGAGTTCCGTCGGGCAGACAAAGGTAAAATCCGCCGGATAGAAGAAGAAGACGGACCATTTGCCCTTCACGTCGGCATCGGTCACCTTGATGAACTGGCCGTTATGGAAGGCGTCGGTCGCGAACGGTTTCAGCGAGTCATTGATGCGTGCCATTGGAATGCTCCTTGGTTTCGCGTGTCAGTTGTCGACGGGTTCTTATCCCACGCTCACGAAATGCGCAGAAACAGTTTCTGTCAATGTCTGTGATAGGAGAAACCTTTTTACAAATGATCCGAAATAGGTTCTATCTATACGCATGACCTACATTCCTCTCTCTGGCCTCTCGCTGCGTGATATCGAATATGTTGTGGCAGTAGACGATCTGCGCAACTTTTCACGCGCTGCAGAGCGGTGCGGCGTGAGCCAGGGCGGCCTGTCGGAGCAGGTGCGCAAGCTCGAGGCCCTGCTGGGCGTGGTCCTGTTCGAGCGTTCGCGCCGCCATGTCGCCCCTACGCCCGATGGCGCGCGGCTGATCGGCATGGGGCGCGAGGTGCTGGCTGCCGCCCGCGCCATGATCGAGGCCGCGCGCGTGCGCACTGGTCAGCTGGAGGGGCTGCTGCGCATTGGCGTGATTGCAACGCTCGGCCCCTATTACGTTCCCAACCTGCTGCCGCTGCTGCGCCGTAACTACCCGCAGTTGCAGTTGCGCCTGACCGACAGCCTGACCGACATCATGCTGCGCATGCTGCGCCATGATGAACTTGATATCGTGCTCGCGGCCCTGCCGGTCAGTGGCGAGGGCTTTCACAGCGTGCCGCTGTTCAGCGAGCCGTTTCTGGCCGCCTTCCCTGCCGAGCACGCGCTGGCCGAGCGCAAGAACCTGACCATGCCCGACCTGAAGGGGCCGGACCTGCTTTTGCTTGAAGACGGGCACTGCCTGCGTGACCAGGCGCTGGCCCTGTGCGGCATGTCATCAAACCACGAGCCCGAACGCCTGGCCGCAAGCCTTGAGATGTTGTGGCACATGATTGGCGCGGGCGAAGGTTATTCGCTCATTCCCCGCCTCGCCCTGCGCAACCGTAGCGAGTGGGAAGGACTGATCACGGTCCAGCCCATTCCCGCCGCAAGCCGCACGATCGGGCTGGTCTGGCGTGCATCTGACCCGCGCGGGGCCGCCTTTGCCGACTTCGCCACATGCCTGCGCAACAATACGCCCGAAGGCTGCACTTCGCTACCGCACTTCCCCGCAAAAACCTGCCTGCCCCCTGAGCCGGACATGCCGCAGAAGGACTGATGCCTTCAGCGGGGCATAGGTCGGGCATGAAAGACAGGCCGCCATCTTTAAGGCTGACCGGGGGCGGGCTTGCCCCCAGCGCGTTGGACAATCAGCAGATTCCGTTTAGAGTGCCCCCTATCGCGTGAATGAACGCCGCTTGGCGGCGTTCGGTTCGCCCCTTTCTTTCAACACAAGCACGGAACCTGATATGCGCCGCACTGTTGTCTCATGGGGTAAAATTTCTGCGTCCTCGCTGGCCATTTCTGTTTCCATCCTCTGTGGTTTTTCTGGCCCGAGCCATGCCAACGGTGATAATGACACCACTCTGGTTATCAAATATTCCGCACCGAACTACACGACGACCGTAGATGATGGAGCAGATATTACGCTCAAGGGAACAATAGAGTTTGTTGAAACCAGAGATAAGAATTCAGGTTCTTACTATAAATATGCCGTATTGAAAACGGATACACCTTACCGGCTCAAGGAAATTGAAAACACGGGAGAAGGTGACTACATTGAGGACAGTAACGTAACGCCGACGACGTTCCTCCCGATCACGGAACATGATCCGAAGAATTCAATCGCCGAGTTCACGTCTTATCTGGGGCAGTACGTCACGCTGACAGGCAAGATAAAATCAACCAGTCACAACGGCCCGGTGCTGGAGTATCAGTCCATCACCGGACCCCAAAAAGATAACTGACGCCAGTTGCGGGCAACCGGGCCTGCTACCCGTTCAGGCGGGTAACAAGTAGCTGGTTGATGCGAAAACCTTCCACGTCAACCACTTCAAAGCGGAAGCCCATCGTATCCACCCGGTCCGCCTTGCGGGCCATGCGGCGCAGGCGGTGCATGATGAAGCCGCCGATCGTATCGAACGGCCCTGCTTCATCAAGATCGCTGGCATCAAGTTCACGCCGCACATCCCCGATCGAGGCCGCGCCGTCAATCAGCCATGAATTGGCATCACGCCGCACAATCAGCTGCTCCTCGAACGGGTTGGCCACGCCCCCCATCAGTGCGCCCATGATATCCTTGAAGGTAATCAGCCCCACGACCAGCCCGTATTCATTCACCACCAGCGCAAAGCCCACGCCGTGAATGTCGAACTGGGCCAGCGTATCCCACAGATTAATGGTCTCGGGCACCGAGAGCACATCACGGCGCACCTGAAAAATCGGGTTCTCGGCCGACGGGCCGCTCTTGGGCACGGGTGGCGCCAGGCTGTCAGGGTCGCGGTCCACCACGGCAGCCAGTACGTCTTCCGCCCGGATGGAGCCTACCACGTTGTCCAGCCCGCCATTGCATAAAGGATAGCGGGAATAAGGCTTGGCGCGCACCTTGGCCTTCTGCATCCCGGTGGTTTCCTGCAGGTCGAGGAATACGATCTCGTCACGCGGGGTCATGGCGGAGGTAATGGAGCGGTCCTGCAGCCCGAGCACGTTCTGGATCATCTGGTGCTCCTGCTCGAGCAGCACGCCCGAGGCGGTGCCGGCGGCAAGAATGGCCCGCAGGTCTTCAGGTGTTACGGGTTCCACCGCAGAGGCCGCCGGAATGCGCAGCGCGCGCAGGATCGCGTCAGACACCTTGGAAAACACCCACACGATGGGAAAAAGCAGCCGCAACGCCAGGGCGGGAAACCACCCCACGGCCAGCGCGATCTTGTCAGGCGCATTCATGGCGATACGCTTGGGCAGCAGATCGGCAAACAGCACGAACAGGCCGGTAACCAGCATGAACCCCAGCACGGAGGCCAGCGTTCCGGCCGTGGCCTCGCTCAGGCCCCACTGCGTAAAGCCATGCGTGAGCGAGGGCGAGAGCATCTGCGAACTGATCATGCCGCCAAGCACGCCCACGCCATTGAGGCAGATCTGGAGCACGGTCATGACCTGCCCGCTGTTGCGGCGCAATTTCAGGAAGGCGACAGCCCGTTCATCTCCCGCTTCGGCGCGGGAGCGCAGGCGGGCATCACGGGCGGCAGCAAATGATATTTCCGATAGCGAAATAAATATGTTGAGTGCGACCAGAAGCACAAGCGCAATCAGGCCAGAAAAAAACAGAACCACCAGAACACCCACAAAATAAATATAACACTGTATAACACGCGCCCTGCCCTATCGGCAGGACTATATGCACGCAACGGATAATTTTTTACTTGCCTCGTCATATCGGAAAAAACAACAAATAAGAGCCCCGCTACCGCTTCGCCTCCGATGGTCCGTAAGCACAGAAACGACCGAGACATAAGCACTTTTGGGCCGCTATCGTTTTCGGCGTCAAAATTTTTTCCACTTTGCAGGCCTATAGGCTGCCCGCATATTTCACCAGCTTTGGTCCGGCCGGGCAGGAACGAAATCGCGCATGAAACCATTAATTATGGTGAAATCATAAAATCACTATTGATGGCGTTATAATTCTGCCGTATCTGTCAGACAGGATACGTAGCGCACGTCTCGCTACGCTTCTTCTCCCCGCCATGGGGTATTTTGGTACCATCTGCGTGCTCTCATCCACACGCAGGCGCGAACAGCCGCAGCAAGGAAACAGGTGATCCATGAACGCAACGCCCTCCCCCGCCCCGGCACAGACCAAAGCCGCCCTGACGGACATGGCAGCCCGTTTTGCGCAGCGCGCGGCGGCTTATGACCGATCGGGGGAGATTGCAACCGATAACCTTGATGACGTGCGCGCGGCGGGCCTGCTGGGCCTGACCATAGCCCGCGCGGATGGCGGCCAGGGGGGCGGCCTGCGGCAGATAGTCGAGGTAATCGGCACGCTGGCGAAAGGCGACCCCACCACGGCGCTGATTGTTGGCATGCACTACCTGCAGCACGCCGTCATTGCCAGGGCCACCAACTGGCCTCAGGCTGCGCGCAAGCAGGTGATCGACACCGCCCTGCACGAAGGTGCGCTGATCAACGCGCTGCGGGTCGAGCCCGAACTGGGCACGCCCTCACGCGGGGGGCTGCCCGGCACGCGCATCACATGGGTTGATGGCAGGGCACGGCTGAACGGGCGCAAGATCTATTCCACGGGGTCCACCGCCCTGCGCTGGGGCACGGTCTGGGCCGCAACCGATGAGCCGGAGCCACGCGTGGGGCAGGTGCTCGTGGATCTGACCCTGCCCGGCGTGAGCATAGAGCGCAGCTGGAACCAGATGGGCATGCGCGCCACGGGCAGCCATACCGTCGTGTTCGATAATGTGGAACTGCCTGATACCGCGCTGGTGGACCTGCGCAAGCCCGAAGAATGGCACACGCGCGACGGCTCGCTTGTGGTGGGGCATGTGCTGGCCATTGCCTGCCTGTATGATGGCGTGGCCCGCGCTGCGCGGGACTGGCTGATCACCTTCCTGCATGAACGCGTGCCGACCGCGCTGGGCAAACCGCTGGCCACGCTGCCGCGCTTTCACACCCTGCTGGGCGAGATCGATGCCCTGCTGATGGTCAATGAAAGTTTGATCGAAACCGCGCTGACCAAGGCCGAAAGCGGTAACTACCCCCCGCATGAAGCCAACCTGGCCAAGTATGTGGTGACAGAAAACGCCATCAAGTCGGTTGAACTGGGCCTTGCCGCGATTGGCAACCCGGCCCTGAGCCAGGACAACCCGCTCGAGCGGCATTACCGCAATGTGCTCTGCGCGCGCATTCATACGCCCCAGGCCGATGTGGCGCTGGCTACCGCTGGGCGGATGGTGCTCGACACCGAGCGGTGAGGAGGTTTTGCGCGGGTTCCATTTCACTCACGCCTGATAACAGCAGACACGTCTTATTACGAAATTTATTGAAATTGCCATATTCCGGATATGAATATGCTTGTATACATATTGGCGCAACGGCAACGGGTTTAGTGAATGATGCTGACATTTCTATTCCTCGGGTCGCCGTAATGTCAGCATGGGGTTGCACAAAGCAGCAGACGGCACCCTATGACCGGATGTGCATGATCATAGGGATATGCGGTCTTGTAGCCTGCCTTCTGATTACATGACCACACTGGTCCGGCCGTAACCCGGAGCTTTGCTGATTTCTACGCACGGCATGACGCCACACTGTGCGGAAATAATAATCCTTTTCAACCCTGCCTGCACTGCTCAGGATCAGGGTTGACCCAACACTCAGGATCAGGCCTGTAAACGTAATGAAAAAACAATCTTTTCTGGCGCTTGGCGCAGCATGCCTTCTGGGCTTTGCAACATCGGCCCAGGCCCAGCCCTTTGGTGGACCGCAGGGACCCGGTCCGGGTGGCGTAAGTGGCTTCGCTGGCCATGAAGGCCCGCATGCAGGCCCCGAGCAGCACGGTCCCGGTCAGCGTAGTCCTGCCCGCGGCCCGCAGCATCGCCCTGCCCCGCATGGTGGTCCCGATCACCGCATGGCAGGCCCTGGCGGCAACCGTGATGGCGGCTGGCATGACAACAATCCGGACATGAACCGCGTGTGGCATCAGGGCGAGCGTTATGATGGTCCGCGCAACAGCCGCTGGATTGTCAATGACTGGCAGAGCCACCGTGGCCTTTCCGCCCCGCCATCAGGCTACCAGTGGATGCGCTATGGCAACCAGTACCTGCTGACGGCCATCACCTCCGGCGTGATCGCGGGCGTGGTCAGCGCGACGCTGGGCGGTGGCATGCGCTGACGGCATGGTAGATGAGGTCATGGGGTACCACCCTACCCCATGACCCATTTGCAGTTTCGCACAAATTTTTAACAAACCCGTGTCTTGGCTACCTATTGGTAGCCAAGATGAATATGTACTATTATCCACTCTCTTAAATAGAGCACATCATATACCTGATCCCTACCGATATTCGGGGAGAGGCTGACGATATTAGTTCTTCTGGGTAGCGAAAAGAGAGTTTCATGAGTGACGCTGAACTGCATCAAGCTTATTGCACTATTCTGAAAGATGTTAATCCGGCCCTATTTGATAAAAAAATACTAATGATTTAACTTTATCCGGTTTTTCAGGTCTCTTCGTTTCCACAACGCCTGATACATGGGAAACTGGAAAACGTATAATGGCCGTAGGCCGTGAAACACAGGGATGGACAGTTGTTGATGATGACCATCCATATATTTCTCTTTAGAATTATATATCTCTATCAATATAAATACAAAAAAGAAGTTCTACTTTCTTTAATTTTTTAAAAAATCTGACTGCCATTGCTTGTCCAGGCAATGTGGTCTGGGTAAACCTGTTTTACTTCGACTGGGAAAAGAGTCTGCCAAAAGTTAACAATACGCCTTATTACAATTAAATTGTAAATATATCAGCATTAATTTTAAAAAAACAGATATAAATACTCTATCCTGATATTATAATATTTTCAAATGGAGTCAGTTCCGTACTGGTCCGTCGAAAGTTCTTTCCTTTAGATGGCGATCAGGCAATACCCTAGAGCCTGATCCGAAAGTTTTTGAACAATACCAGCCTGTTGTGATTCATCCGTCTTTACGAAGAGATGGAGTGAATGGTGACATGGACTGGTATTGCCCGACGTGAACATAGCCGGGAAGGACTGCGATATCCATCGGATATGATGGACGGGGAATGGGCTTTGATCATGCCATTTGTGCCCCCTGCGAAACGGGGCGGTCGCCCTCGCACGACGGATATGCGCGAGGTGGTCAATGCGATGCTCTACATAGCCTCGGCCGGGTGCGCGTGGCGCCTGCTGCCGAAATGCTTTCCGCCGGTCTCGACTGTCAGGCGCTATTTCTACGCCTGGCGTGATACCGGGCTGTTCGAGGTCATGAATACGGTGCTGGTCATGAGCCTGCGCGAGATCGAGGGGCGTGAAGCCTCCCCGAGCGCGGGCGTGATTGACAGCCAGTCGGTGAAAACTACGGAAAGCGGCGGGCTTTCGGGCTATGACGCGGGCAAGAAGGTCAAGGGCCGCAAGCGCCATATCGTGACTGATACCTGCGGCTTCCTGATCTTTCTCCTCGTTCATGCCGCCGATATCCAGGATCGTGATGGGGCCGTTGATGTCCTGGCGGCAATACGCAGGCGCTTTCCCTGGCTGCGCCACATCTTCGCTGATGGCGGCTATGCTGGCGAGAAATTGCGATCCGCGCTCGCCTCCATGGGAAAATGGACGGTCGAAATCATCAGGCGGTCCGATACGGTGAAAGGCTTTCAGATCCTGCCGCGCCGCTGGGTGGTTGAACGGACATTCGCCTGGCTGGGACGGTGCAGGCGGCTCGCCAAAGATTGGGAACAATCCATTGCGTCCTCAACCGCATGGACATTGATCGCCTCGATCCGCATGCTCACACGACGGACAGCAAGGCATTGTCAAGCTTGAAAAACTTTCGGATCGGGCTCCTATCATCATAAAAAGTTTCTGGTAGTACTTTTGAAAGAAGGTAACACACAGGAACTTTTGTGATTTCTGATCAATAAGCCCCTGTCAAACAGCGCCTCAAGCGCAACCGTAGCAGCAGACCCGAAATCGCCTCGGCCCGACAAAACCCTGTTTTACAACTGACTGGCAAACCTGCACGGCGTTCTACCTGTACCCAATCTTCTGCCTGAAGCGGCTGGTGCCGGAACATACCATGGCCTGATAATATTTTCTTTTGCTATCTAATATAGCGTATTGCATATTTTAGGCGAGTGCGATTAAGTCATCTCAT
This is a stretch of genomic DNA from Komagataeibacter xylinus. It encodes these proteins:
- a CDS encoding acyl-CoA dehydrogenase family protein; this translates as MNATPSPAPAQTKAALTDMAARFAQRAAAYDRSGEIATDNLDDVRAAGLLGLTIARADGGQGGGLRQIVEVIGTLAKGDPTTALIVGMHYLQHAVIARATNWPQAARKQVIDTALHEGALINALRVEPELGTPSRGGLPGTRITWVDGRARLNGRKIYSTGSTALRWGTVWAATDEPEPRVGQVLVDLTLPGVSIERSWNQMGMRATGSHTVVFDNVELPDTALVDLRKPEEWHTRDGSLVVGHVLAIACLYDGVARAARDWLITFLHERVPTALGKPLATLPRFHTLLGEIDALLMVNESLIETALTKAESGNYPPHEANLAKYVVTENAIKSVELGLAAIGNPALSQDNPLERHYRNVLCARIHTPQADVALATAGRMVLDTER
- a CDS encoding RcnB family protein — its product is MKKQSFLALGAACLLGFATSAQAQPFGGPQGPGPGGVSGFAGHEGPHAGPEQHGPGQRSPARGPQHRPAPHGGPDHRMAGPGGNRDGGWHDNNPDMNRVWHQGERYDGPRNSRWIVNDWQSHRGLSAPPSGYQWMRYGNQYLLTAITSGVIAGVVSATLGGGMR
- a CDS encoding IS5-like element IS1031A family transposase, whose product is MVTWTGIARREHSREGLRYPSDMMDGEWALIMPFVPPAKRGGRPRTTDMREVVNAMLYIASAGCAWRLLPKCFPPVSTVRRYFYAWRDTGLFEVMNTVLVMSLREIEGREASPSAGVIDSQSVKTTESGGLSGYDAGKKVKGRKRHIVTDTCGFLIFLLVHAADIQDRDGAVDVLAAIRRRFPWLRHIFADGGYAGEKLRSALASMGKWTVEIIRRSDTVKGFQILPRRWVVERTFAWLGRCRRLAKDWEQSIASSTAWTLIASIRMLTRRTARHCQA